In Streptomyces nojiriensis, one genomic interval encodes:
- the sdhA gene encoding succinate dehydrogenase flavoprotein subunit produces the protein MKIHKYDTVIVGAGGAGMRAAIESTKRSRTAVLTKLYPTRSHTGAAQGGMAAALANVEEDNWEWHTFDTVKGGDYLVDQDAAEILAKEAIDAVLDLEKMGLPFNRTPDGTIDQRRFGGHSRNHGEAPVRRSCYAADRTGHMILQTLYQNCVKEGVEFFNEFYVLDQLLVEEDGVKKSAGVVAYELATGEIHVFQAKAVIYASGGTGKFFKVTSNAHTLTGDGQAACYRRGLPLEDMEFFQFHPTGIWRMGILLTEGARGEGGILRNKDGERFMEKYAPVMKDLASRDVVSRSIYTEIREGRGCGPAGDHVYLDLTHLPPEQLDAKLPDITEFARTYLGIEPYTDPIPIQPTAHYAMGGIPTNVEGEVLSDNTTVVPGLYAAGEVACVSVHGANRLGTNSLLDINVFGKRSGIAAAKYSQENDYVELPENPAQQVADLVEHLRNSTGNERVAELRLELQETMDACVMVFRTEQTIKTAVEKIAELRERYKNVSVQDKGKRFNTDLLEAIELGNLLDLAEVMAVSALARKESRGGHYREDYPNRDDVNFMRHTMAYREVGADGKDSVRLDYKPVVVTRYQPMERKY, from the coding sequence ATGAAGATCCACAAGTACGACACCGTCATCGTCGGCGCGGGCGGCGCGGGCATGCGCGCCGCCATCGAGTCGACGAAGCGCAGCCGCACCGCCGTGCTGACGAAGCTCTACCCCACCCGCTCCCACACGGGCGCCGCGCAGGGCGGCATGGCCGCCGCGCTGGCCAACGTGGAAGAGGACAACTGGGAGTGGCACACCTTCGACACGGTCAAGGGCGGTGACTACCTGGTCGACCAGGACGCCGCCGAGATCCTGGCGAAGGAGGCCATCGACGCGGTCCTCGACCTGGAGAAGATGGGCCTGCCGTTCAACCGCACCCCGGACGGCACCATCGACCAGCGCCGCTTCGGCGGTCACTCGCGCAACCACGGCGAGGCCCCGGTCCGCCGGTCCTGCTACGCCGCGGACCGCACCGGTCACATGATCCTCCAGACGCTGTACCAGAACTGCGTCAAGGAGGGCGTGGAGTTCTTCAACGAGTTCTACGTCCTCGACCAGCTCCTCGTCGAGGAGGACGGCGTCAAGAAGTCGGCCGGTGTGGTCGCGTACGAGCTCGCCACCGGCGAGATCCACGTGTTCCAGGCCAAGGCCGTCATCTACGCCTCCGGCGGCACCGGCAAGTTCTTCAAGGTGACCTCCAACGCGCACACCCTCACGGGTGACGGCCAGGCGGCCTGCTACCGCCGCGGCCTGCCGCTGGAGGACATGGAGTTCTTCCAGTTCCACCCGACGGGCATCTGGCGCATGGGCATCCTGCTGACGGAGGGCGCCCGCGGTGAGGGCGGCATCCTCCGCAACAAGGACGGCGAGCGCTTCATGGAGAAGTACGCGCCGGTCATGAAGGACCTCGCGTCCCGTGACGTCGTCTCGCGCTCCATCTACACCGAGATCCGCGAGGGCCGCGGCTGCGGCCCGGCCGGTGACCACGTGTACCTGGACCTGACGCACCTGCCGCCGGAGCAGCTCGACGCGAAGCTCCCGGACATCACCGAGTTCGCGCGCACCTACCTGGGCATCGAGCCGTACACGGACCCGATCCCGATCCAGCCCACCGCGCACTACGCCATGGGCGGCATCCCGACCAACGTCGAGGGTGAGGTCCTCAGCGACAACACCACCGTCGTCCCGGGCCTCTACGCGGCCGGCGAGGTCGCGTGCGTGTCGGTGCACGGCGCGAACCGCCTCGGCACCAACTCGCTGCTGGACATCAACGTCTTCGGCAAGCGCTCCGGCATCGCCGCCGCCAAGTACTCCCAGGAGAACGACTACGTCGAGCTCCCGGAGAACCCGGCGCAGCAGGTCGCCGACCTCGTCGAGCACCTGCGCAACTCCACGGGCAACGAGCGGGTCGCCGAACTGCGTCTGGAGCTCCAGGAGACGATGGACGCGTGCGTGATGGTGTTCCGTACGGAGCAGACCATCAAGACCGCGGTCGAGAAGATCGCGGAGCTGCGCGAGCGCTACAAGAACGTGTCCGTCCAGGACAAGGGCAAGCGCTTCAACACGGACCTGCTGGAGGCCATCGAGCTGGGCAACCTGCTCGACCTGGCCGAGGTCATGGCCGTGTCCGCGCTGGCGCGCAAGGAGTCCCGCGGCGGTCACTACCGCGAGGACTACCCGAACCGCGACGACGTCAACTTCATGCGCCACACCATGGCGTACCGCGAGGTCGGCGCCGACGGCAAGGATTCCGTCCGCCTGGACTACAAGCCCGTCGTCGTCACCCGCTACCAGCCGATGGAGCGTAAGTACTGA
- a CDS encoding DUF998 domain-containing protein — MTTNSAPATRSHTRTATRPLLTCVVTATPLWAAVALSQAALREGFDITRHPLSALSNGSLGWLQITDFLVVGALLAVGATGLRRALLGTPGGTWAPRLVRVAGVGMIAAGVFVMDPADGFPAGTPYGQPTTLTWHSYAHFAAGSVTFLSLIAACFVLGRHFGRAGDRRYALLSRVGGTALLLGNGWAMGGGTAGTLTLAVGVITAMLSISLIANHLRSAR; from the coding sequence ATGACCACCAACTCCGCACCCGCGACCCGGTCCCACACCCGCACCGCCACCCGCCCGCTGCTCACCTGCGTGGTCACGGCGACCCCTCTGTGGGCGGCCGTCGCCCTGTCCCAGGCCGCGCTCCGCGAGGGCTTCGACATCACCCGCCACCCGCTGAGCGCCCTGAGCAACGGATCCCTGGGGTGGCTGCAGATCACCGACTTCCTGGTCGTCGGGGCCCTGCTCGCCGTGGGGGCGACCGGCCTGCGCCGGGCCCTGCTCGGGACGCCCGGGGGCACCTGGGCGCCGCGTCTGGTGCGCGTCGCCGGCGTCGGCATGATCGCCGCGGGGGTGTTCGTCATGGACCCGGCCGACGGCTTCCCCGCGGGCACCCCGTACGGGCAGCCGACCACCCTCACCTGGCACAGCTACGCCCACTTCGCCGCGGGGTCGGTCACCTTCCTCTCGCTGATCGCCGCCTGCTTCGTCCTGGGTCGCCACTTCGGCCGCGCCGGCGACCGCCGGTACGCCCTGCTCTCCCGCGTCGGCGGCACCGCCCTCCTGCTCGGCAACGGCTGGGCGATGGGAGGCGGCACGGCCGGCACGCTCACCCTGGCCGTCGGCGTCATCACCGCGATGCTCTCGATCTCCCTGATCGCGAACCACCTCCGCAGCGCCCGCTGA
- a CDS encoding DUF6596 domain-containing protein codes for MPDTHRTIDAVWKLESAKIIAGLTRMVHDVGLAEELAQDALVAALEQWPVSGIPDNPGAWLTTTAKRRAVDHIRRDRRLTHKQEQLAHELAQQREPDQGDVLRLMLISCHPVLPTEARAALTLRLLGGLTAEEIARAFLVTGAVIARRIAAAKRTLAERQVPFDLPDEAELTERLSSVLEVIYLIFNEGYSATSGDDLMRPGLCLEALRLGRLLAELAPQEAEVHALVALMEIQASRSAARTGPSGEPVQLHEQQRGRWDQLLIRRGFTAMLRARQVGGTSPGPYVLQAAIAVCHAQAATAEDTDWVRIAGLYGALAHLLPTPVVQLNRAVSLGMAYGPRAGLDLVDSLTADPALRDYHLLPSVRGDLLARLDRHQEARLEFHRAAALTRNAAERAFLERRADAIAGPDPTGPTLGEAARDFLARDDLDRATVRSYGQTLRRLCLALGDRRPLALLTAGQVAGVFATAWGAAAARTWNRHRSAVRSFGSWAGLDDLAAGLERRAETGSRAPALGPAQLDALCGRPDLPLRERTLWRLLYESGAGVKAVLSLNVEDLDLADRRAPAGGPGRRTWVSWRSGTAALLPGLLAGRTRGPVFLSDRRPGPARTPAPADLCPQTGRRRLSYERAEYLFKEATRSLDPAAGGYTLGRLRPGPAERVPHMLIDRA; via the coding sequence GTGCCGGACACCCATCGCACGATCGACGCCGTCTGGAAGCTGGAGTCCGCGAAGATCATCGCCGGGCTCACCCGGATGGTCCACGACGTCGGTCTCGCCGAGGAACTGGCCCAGGACGCGCTCGTCGCCGCACTCGAACAGTGGCCCGTCTCGGGGATCCCCGACAACCCCGGCGCCTGGCTGACGACCACGGCCAAGCGGCGGGCGGTCGACCACATCCGGCGCGACCGGCGACTGACGCACAAGCAGGAACAGCTCGCCCACGAGCTGGCACAGCAGCGGGAACCCGACCAGGGCGACGTCCTGCGGCTGATGCTCATCTCCTGCCACCCCGTCCTGCCGACCGAGGCCCGGGCCGCACTGACGCTCCGGCTGCTCGGCGGTCTGACGGCCGAGGAGATCGCCCGCGCCTTCCTCGTCACCGGAGCCGTGATCGCCCGGCGCATCGCCGCCGCCAAGCGGACGCTGGCCGAGCGGCAGGTGCCCTTCGACCTGCCGGACGAAGCCGAGCTGACCGAACGCCTCTCGTCCGTCCTGGAGGTCATCTACCTGATCTTCAACGAGGGGTACTCGGCGACCTCGGGCGACGATCTGATGCGGCCCGGACTCTGCCTCGAAGCCCTGCGGCTGGGCCGGCTGCTGGCGGAACTGGCGCCGCAGGAGGCCGAGGTGCACGCGCTCGTGGCCCTGATGGAGATCCAGGCCTCCCGCTCGGCCGCGCGCACCGGCCCGTCGGGCGAGCCCGTACAGCTGCACGAGCAGCAGCGCGGACGCTGGGACCAGCTGCTCATCCGCCGCGGGTTCACCGCGATGCTGCGCGCCCGGCAGGTCGGCGGCACCTCGCCCGGCCCGTACGTCCTGCAGGCGGCGATAGCCGTGTGCCACGCGCAGGCAGCCACCGCCGAGGACACCGACTGGGTCCGGATAGCCGGCCTGTACGGGGCCCTGGCGCACCTGCTGCCGACGCCCGTCGTCCAGCTCAACCGGGCCGTGTCGCTCGGGATGGCGTACGGGCCCCGGGCGGGCCTGGACCTGGTCGACTCCCTGACCGCCGATCCCGCACTGCGCGACTACCACCTCCTGCCGAGCGTCAGGGGAGACCTGCTGGCGCGCCTCGACCGGCACCAGGAAGCACGGCTGGAGTTCCACCGGGCGGCCGCCCTCACCCGGAACGCCGCCGAGCGCGCCTTTCTGGAGCGGCGCGCGGACGCGATCGCCGGCCCGGACCCGACCGGTCCCACGCTCGGGGAGGCCGCCCGCGATTTCCTCGCCCGCGACGACCTGGACCGGGCGACGGTCCGCTCCTACGGCCAGACCCTCCGGCGGCTGTGCCTGGCCCTCGGCGACCGGCGGCCGCTGGCCTTGCTGACGGCCGGTCAGGTGGCGGGCGTCTTCGCGACGGCCTGGGGCGCGGCGGCGGCCAGGACCTGGAACCGGCACCGCTCGGCCGTGCGGTCCTTCGGCTCCTGGGCCGGCCTGGACGACCTCGCGGCAGGGCTGGAGCGGCGCGCGGAGACCGGCTCCCGCGCGCCGGCGCTGGGCCCCGCCCAGCTCGACGCGCTCTGCGGCCGCCCGGACCTGCCGCTGCGCGAACGGACGCTGTGGCGGCTCCTGTACGAGTCGGGGGCCGGGGTGAAGGCGGTCCTGTCACTGAACGTCGAGGACCTCGACCTGGCGGACCGCCGGGCTCCGGCCGGCGGACCGGGGCGCCGCACCTGGGTGAGCTGGCGTTCGGGGACCGCGGCTCTCCTGCCCGGGCTGCTGGCCGGCCGGACCCGGGGCCCGGTGTTCCTCTCCGACCGGCGGCCCGGACCGGCCCGGACGCCCGCACCGGCCGACCTCTGCCCGCAGACGGGCCGCCGCCGCCTCTCCTACGAGCGGGCCGAGTACCTCTTCAAGGAGGCCACCAGGTCCCTGGACCCGGCGGCCGGCGGCTACACGCTGGGCCGGCTGAGGCCCGGCCCGGCGGAGCGCGTGCCTCACATGCTCATCGACCGCGCGTAG
- a CDS encoding YciI family protein, which translates to MRYLMTTRPSDAAPDENLYAEMGRFIEELSAAGVLLATGGLEPGGVLVTSLGDEITVTDGPFAETKEAVAGFALIEVRSKEEAIELARRFRRIVGDGESVVQQVFGP; encoded by the coding sequence ATGCGCTACCTGATGACGACCCGGCCTTCCGATGCCGCCCCGGACGAGAACCTGTACGCCGAGATGGGCAGGTTCATCGAGGAACTGTCGGCCGCCGGCGTGCTCCTGGCGACCGGCGGCCTGGAGCCGGGCGGCGTCCTGGTGACGTCGCTCGGGGACGAGATCACCGTGACGGACGGGCCGTTCGCCGAGACCAAGGAGGCCGTGGCCGGATTCGCCCTGATCGAGGTCCGCTCCAAGGAGGAGGCGATCGAGCTGGCCCGCCGCTTCCGCAGGATCGTCGGTGACGGCGAGAGCGTGGTCCAGCAGGTCTTCGGCCCCTGA
- a CDS encoding succinate dehydrogenase iron-sulfur subunit: protein MATPTLDKMEAAAAASPFITVTFRIRRFNPEISEESTWQDFQVEIDPKERVLDGLHKIKWDLDGTLTFRRSCAHGICGSDAMRINGKNRLACKTLIKDINPEKPITVEAIKGLTVMKDLVVDMEPFFQAYRDVMPFLVTKGNEPTRERLQSAEDRERFDDTTKCILCAACTSSCPVFWNDGQYFGPAAIVNAHRFIFDSRDEAGEQRLEILNDKDGVWRCRTTFNCTDACPRGIEVTKAIQEVKRALITRRF from the coding sequence ATGGCCACCCCCACCCTGGACAAGATGGAGGCGGCGGCCGCCGCCTCGCCGTTCATCACGGTCACCTTCCGGATCCGCCGCTTCAACCCGGAGATCTCCGAGGAGTCGACCTGGCAGGACTTCCAGGTCGAGATCGACCCGAAGGAGCGCGTGCTCGACGGTCTCCACAAGATCAAGTGGGACCTCGACGGCACGCTGACCTTCCGCCGCTCGTGCGCGCACGGCATCTGCGGCTCCGACGCGATGCGGATCAACGGCAAGAACAGGCTCGCCTGCAAGACGCTGATCAAGGACATCAACCCGGAGAAGCCGATCACCGTCGAGGCCATCAAGGGCCTCACGGTGATGAAGGACCTTGTCGTCGACATGGAGCCCTTCTTCCAGGCGTACCGCGACGTCATGCCGTTCCTGGTCACCAAGGGCAACGAGCCGACGCGCGAGCGTCTGCAGTCCGCCGAGGACCGCGAGCGCTTCGACGACACCACCAAGTGCATCCTGTGCGCCGCGTGCACGTCCTCGTGCCCGGTGTTCTGGAACGACGGCCAGTACTTCGGCCCGGCGGCGATCGTCAACGCGCACCGCTTCATCTTCGACTCGCGTGACGAGGCCGGCGAGCAGCGGCTGGAGATCCTGAACGACAAGGACGGCGTGTGGCGCTGCCGCACGACCTTCAACTGCACCGACGCGTGCCCGCGTGGCATCGAGGTCACGAAGGCGATCCAGGAAGTCAAGCGTGCGCTGATCACGCGCCGCTTCTAG
- a CDS encoding succinate dehydrogenase hydrophobic membrane anchor subunit, which yields MSSDTSFEKGVGDVEGVSLYDVDNPAPYIEAPRKRTGKTPRSTRGNFEMVAWLFMRLSGIVLVVLVIGHLLIQLVLDGGVSKIGFAFVAGRWASPFWQVWDLLMLWLAMLHGANGLRTVINDYAERANTRLWLKGLLYTATVFTILLGTLVIFTFDPNIR from the coding sequence ATGTCTTCTGACACTTCTTTCGAAAAGGGAGTCGGCGACGTGGAGGGCGTTTCCCTCTACGACGTGGACAACCCGGCGCCTTACATCGAGGCCCCGCGCAAGCGGACCGGCAAGACCCCGCGCTCGACCCGCGGGAACTTCGAGATGGTCGCGTGGCTCTTCATGCGCCTCTCGGGCATCGTGCTCGTCGTCCTGGTCATCGGCCACCTGCTGATCCAGCTGGTGCTCGACGGCGGCGTGTCCAAGATCGGCTTCGCCTTCGTGGCCGGCCGCTGGGCGTCCCCGTTCTGGCAGGTCTGGGACCTGCTGATGCTGTGGCTGGCCATGCTGCACGGCGCCAACGGCCTGCGTACCGTGATCAACGACTACGCGGAGCGTGCCAACACGCGGCTGTGGCTGAAGGGCCTGCTCTACACCGCCACGGTGTTCACCATCCTTCTGGGCACGCTGGTGATCTTCACCTTCGACCCGAACATCCGCTAG
- a CDS encoding metallophosphoesterase, with product MTVLVFALVALAVCALLVLVHRWLWTRLVRDTTAPGGRTRRIGTALAIALPLLSVAALTTGRAGAPFWLQQTVAWPGYLWLAVLLYLTLTMLVAEPIRALSLRRLAHRDSAGAVADRPEPVEVPAAAAPAAAPATAERPAAGAGLSRRRFVARTVGGTAAAVALGTVGAGTYGVLRGPSVKRVRVPLAKLPRAAHGFRIAVVSDVHLGPVLGRAHTQRIVDTVNRTQPDLIAIVGDLVDGSVPDLGPAAEPLRRLAARHGSYFVTGNHEYFSGARQWIDHVRELGLNPLENARRELPYFDLAGVNDIQGEREGSGPDFRAALGDRDRTRAAVLLAHQPVVIHDAVRHGVDLQLSGHTHGGQLWPGNYLAELANPTVAGLERYGDTQLYVSRGAGAWGPPVRVGAPSDITVVELASFQA from the coding sequence ATGACGGTCCTGGTCTTCGCACTCGTCGCCCTGGCGGTCTGCGCCCTGCTGGTCCTGGTCCACCGCTGGCTCTGGACCCGCCTGGTCCGCGACACCACCGCGCCCGGCGGCCGGACCCGGCGCATCGGCACGGCCTTGGCCATCGCCCTGCCCCTCCTCTCTGTGGCCGCGCTCACCACGGGCCGGGCGGGCGCCCCCTTCTGGCTCCAGCAGACGGTGGCCTGGCCCGGGTACCTCTGGCTCGCGGTACTCCTGTACCTGACCCTGACGATGCTGGTAGCGGAGCCGATCCGCGCGCTGTCGCTGCGCCGTCTGGCCCACCGTGATTCCGCCGGAGCGGTGGCCGACCGGCCCGAGCCCGTGGAGGTGCCCGCCGCGGCGGCACCCGCGGCCGCCCCGGCCACCGCCGAGCGGCCCGCCGCCGGCGCCGGGCTGAGCCGTCGCCGGTTCGTCGCCCGCACGGTCGGCGGGACGGCCGCCGCCGTGGCCCTCGGCACGGTCGGGGCCGGGACCTACGGGGTCCTGCGCGGGCCGAGCGTGAAGCGGGTGCGGGTCCCCCTCGCCAAACTGCCCCGCGCGGCACACGGCTTCCGGATCGCCGTCGTCAGCGACGTCCACCTCGGCCCGGTGCTGGGCCGCGCCCACACGCAGCGCATCGTCGACACCGTCAACCGCACGCAGCCCGACCTGATCGCCATCGTCGGCGACCTCGTCGACGGCAGCGTCCCGGACCTCGGGCCCGCCGCGGAGCCGCTGCGCCGGCTCGCCGCCCGCCACGGCTCGTACTTCGTCACCGGGAACCACGAGTACTTCTCGGGCGCCCGGCAGTGGATCGACCACGTCCGCGAGCTGGGGCTGAACCCGCTGGAGAACGCCCGCCGCGAGCTGCCGTACTTCGACCTCGCCGGGGTCAACGACATCCAGGGGGAGCGGGAAGGGAGCGGGCCCGACTTCCGGGCGGCGCTCGGCGACCGGGACCGGACGCGGGCCGCCGTGCTCCTCGCGCACCAGCCCGTCGTCATCCACGACGCCGTCCGCCACGGCGTCGACCTCCAGCTCTCCGGCCACACCCACGGCGGCCAGCTCTGGCCCGGCAACTACCTCGCGGAGCTCGCCAACCCCACCGTCGCCGGTCTGGAGCGCTACGGCGACACCCAGCTCTACGTGTCCCGCGGGGCCGGGGCCTGGGGGCCGCCGGTCCGAGTCGGAGCGCCGTCCGACATCACGGTCGTCGAACTCGCCTCATTCCAGGCCTGA
- a CDS encoding TetR/AcrR family transcriptional regulator gives MTDQKAPKSEQTRTLILETALRLFQERGFDKTTMRGIAKEAGVSVGNAYYYFESKEHLVQGFYDRIGAAHQAAVRPILDNETDLQKRYAGVLTSWLDIAAPYHEFASQFFKNAADPESPLSPFSPESEQARKAAISIHREVLAGAKTKVPAELADVLPELMWLAQMGLVLYWVFDRSPNSDKTRRLAERGAQLTTRGIVLARFRVLRPLVREVHELFADFLPGMAQTATAGARRRASDPYPETDPA, from the coding sequence GTGACTGATCAGAAGGCTCCCAAGAGCGAGCAGACCCGCACGCTCATCCTCGAAACCGCGCTCCGCCTCTTCCAAGAACGCGGCTTCGACAAGACGACGATGCGGGGTATCGCGAAGGAGGCCGGCGTCTCGGTCGGCAACGCCTACTACTACTTCGAGTCGAAGGAACACCTGGTCCAGGGGTTCTACGACCGGATCGGCGCCGCCCACCAGGCGGCGGTCCGGCCCATCCTGGACAACGAGACCGATCTGCAGAAGCGGTACGCGGGCGTGTTGACGTCCTGGCTGGACATCGCGGCCCCGTACCACGAGTTCGCCTCCCAGTTCTTCAAGAACGCGGCGGATCCCGAGAGTCCGCTCAGCCCGTTCTCGCCGGAGTCCGAGCAGGCGCGGAAGGCGGCGATCAGCATCCACCGCGAGGTGCTGGCCGGCGCGAAGACCAAGGTGCCGGCCGAGCTGGCCGACGTACTGCCCGAGCTGATGTGGCTCGCGCAGATGGGCCTGGTCCTGTACTGGGTCTTCGACCGCTCGCCGAACAGCGACAAGACGCGCCGGCTCGCCGAGCGCGGCGCGCAGCTGACGACGCGGGGCATCGTGCTGGCCCGCTTCCGGGTGCTGCGGCCGCTGGTGCGGGAAGTGCACGAGCTGTTCGCGGACTTCCTGCCGGGCATGGCCCAGACGGCCACCGCGGGGGCCCGGCGCAGGGCCTCGGACCCCTACCCGGAGACGGACCCCGCGTGA
- a CDS encoding thiol-disulfide oxidoreductase DCC family protein produces the protein MTTAAAPVRKLTVLYDAGCPLCVHIRHWLLAQRWLVPLALVPAASWEARRRFPRLDHASTLREITVIGDTGQVWTGTDAFIVCLWALAEHRPKANWLATPAGRPFARAAMHTASAWRQAVRTEGYPEAAEGPACDDECSVPR, from the coding sequence GTGACGACCGCCGCCGCGCCCGTACGGAAGCTGACCGTCCTCTACGACGCCGGCTGCCCGCTCTGCGTGCACATCCGGCACTGGCTGCTCGCGCAGCGGTGGCTTGTCCCGCTCGCCCTCGTCCCCGCCGCCTCCTGGGAGGCGCGGCGGCGGTTCCCCCGCCTCGACCACGCGTCGACGCTGCGGGAGATCACCGTCATCGGGGACACGGGGCAGGTGTGGACCGGGACCGACGCCTTCATCGTGTGCCTGTGGGCGCTGGCCGAGCACCGGCCGAAGGCGAACTGGCTGGCCACCCCGGCCGGCCGGCCCTTCGCCCGGGCGGCCATGCACACGGCCTCTGCCTGGCGGCAGGCCGTGCGTACCGAGGGTTACCCCGAGGCCGCCGAGGGACCGGCCTGTGACGACGAGTGCTCCGTCCCCCGATAG
- a CDS encoding ABC transporter substrate-binding protein, with product MRSVRSKIIAAGLVLGVAGVGAWQLLPEDGGGRGAVRVGTSDVVSSLDPAGAYDAGSWALFSNIYQSLLTIKPGSDTPVPDAAASCGFVGQKLTTYACELRPDVKFAGGRTITAEDVKHSFDRIKAINSDQGPAPLFNTLESVKAEGRTVTFNLSAGDSTFPFKIATGAASIVDKDKYPAKSLREDGKADGSGPYTLGGYKAGTSVELKPNGSYKGQGKPAHTPVTVKYFKDSEQLDQAWKAHQVDVAHRDMPPAVLAGLNPGMKDTRYQASGGSETRSIVFNVRPGSTAAPLAVRQAVAAVLDRAKVATEVHLGTVTPLYSLVPAGIAGHSTPFFDAYPAPNAATAKKLLKDAGITGPVHLNLGVNVRGANMPEAEELKRQLESTTLFQVTIKPVDVWSDFQKAYAAGEFDAYTIGWIADFPDADNFLAPLVGADSSMNNGFSDKHVDELITRTQSHAERSEAAAEFRDLQKLVAQQAPMVPIWQKKDYVMSREDVTGAQYLSDGTGVWRLWELDWL from the coding sequence ATGCGGTCTGTCCGCTCGAAGATAATCGCGGCCGGGCTGGTCCTCGGCGTGGCCGGCGTGGGTGCCTGGCAGCTGCTGCCCGAGGACGGCGGCGGCCGCGGTGCCGTCCGCGTCGGAACGAGTGACGTCGTCTCCTCCCTCGACCCCGCCGGGGCGTACGACGCCGGTTCCTGGGCCCTGTTCAGCAACATCTACCAGTCGCTGCTGACCATCAAGCCCGGCTCCGACACCCCCGTGCCGGACGCCGCCGCCTCCTGCGGTTTCGTGGGCCAGAAGCTCACCACCTACGCGTGCGAGCTCCGCCCCGACGTGAAGTTCGCGGGCGGCCGCACCATCACCGCCGAGGACGTCAAGCACTCCTTCGACCGCATCAAGGCGATCAACTCCGACCAGGGTCCGGCTCCGCTCTTCAACACCCTGGAGTCGGTCAAGGCCGAGGGGCGCACGGTCACCTTCAACCTCTCCGCCGGCGACTCCACCTTCCCCTTCAAGATCGCGACGGGCGCCGCCTCGATCGTCGACAAGGACAAGTACCCGGCCAAGTCCCTGCGCGAGGACGGCAAGGCGGACGGCTCCGGCCCGTACACCCTGGGCGGCTACAAGGCCGGTACGAGCGTCGAGCTCAAGCCCAACGGCTCGTACAAGGGCCAGGGCAAGCCGGCCCACACGCCGGTCACCGTCAAGTACTTCAAGGACTCCGAGCAGCTCGACCAGGCCTGGAAGGCCCACCAGGTCGACGTCGCCCACCGGGACATGCCGCCCGCCGTGCTCGCCGGTCTCAACCCGGGCATGAAGGACACCCGCTACCAGGCCTCCGGCGGCAGCGAGACCCGCTCCATCGTCTTCAACGTCCGCCCCGGCTCCACCGCGGCCCCGCTCGCCGTCCGCCAGGCCGTCGCCGCCGTCCTCGACCGCGCCAAGGTGGCCACCGAGGTCCACCTGGGGACCGTCACCCCGCTGTACTCCCTGGTCCCGGCGGGCATCGCCGGCCACAGCACGCCGTTCTTCGACGCCTACCCGGCCCCGAACGCGGCGACGGCCAAGAAGCTCCTCAAGGACGCCGGGATCACCGGTCCCGTCCACCTCAACCTGGGCGTGAACGTGCGCGGCGCGAACATGCCCGAGGCCGAGGAGCTCAAGCGCCAGCTGGAGTCCACCACCCTCTTCCAGGTGACGATCAAGCCGGTCGACGTGTGGAGCGACTTCCAGAAGGCGTACGCGGCGGGCGAGTTCGACGCCTACACCATCGGCTGGATCGCGGACTTCCCGGACGCGGACAACTTCCTCGCCCCGCTCGTCGGCGCCGACTCGTCCATGAACAACGGCTTCTCCGACAAGCACGTCGACGAGCTGATCACCCGTACCCAGTCCCACGCGGAGCGGAGCGAGGCGGCCGCCGAGTTCCGCGACCTCCAGAAGCTGGTCGCCCAGCAGGCCCCGATGGTGCCGATCTGGCAGAAGAAGGACTACGTGATGTCCCGCGAGGACGTCACCGGAGCCCAGTACCTGTCCGACGGCACCGGCGTCTGGCGCCTGTGGGAACTCGACTGGCTGTAG
- a CDS encoding SCO4848 family membrane protein, whose protein sequence is MRLSRTASWFLLAFGVWSWFIWVSFVRNLWKNGSGLAFDAAGDPTSYFWVHLTLAVTSFLLGTAVGLIGLRSVLALRRSSRAEGAEGAERPDRTDRPDRGTSA, encoded by the coding sequence ATGAGACTCAGTCGTACCGCCTCCTGGTTCCTGCTCGCCTTCGGCGTGTGGAGCTGGTTCATCTGGGTGTCTTTCGTCCGGAACCTGTGGAAGAACGGCAGTGGTCTTGCCTTCGATGCGGCCGGCGATCCCACTTCCTACTTCTGGGTGCACCTGACGCTCGCGGTGACGTCCTTTCTCCTGGGGACGGCGGTCGGTCTGATCGGGTTGCGCAGCGTCCTCGCCCTGCGGCGTTCGTCACGTGCGGAGGGTGCGGAAGGCGCCGAGCGCCCGGACCGTACGGACCGCCCCGACCGGGGCACCTCGGCATGA